From the Chiloscyllium plagiosum isolate BGI_BamShark_2017 chromosome 16, ASM401019v2, whole genome shotgun sequence genome, one window contains:
- the agbl2 gene encoding cytosolic carboxypeptidase 2, whose product MKPIGESPSTPSRGQTEVSRSSTEQEEGEEDVPTLRYSFLSEPKLLRTRQLVFAYHAGRHVPRLREPLSLYAVTSSGSQLAPRWPIECEVIKEQIHHIEWSPREAERLSQPSQHEEVPECGGKHGRTVVFCIDGARKGSYFTRSRIGGHRGLLHLATAGADSEALIFESRFESGNLQKAVRVGTYDYELTLRTDLYTDKHTQWYYFRVRNTKAGVTYRFTIVNLMKASSLYSQGLKPLLYSEQEATQRQVGWYRVGQQIRYYKNGLSHEGRSLYSLTWSLKFPHRNDTCYFAHSYPYTYSHLQRYLAAIASDPVQSQYCKVRVLCHSLAGNIVPVLTITSPARSHETSPAKKAVVVTARVHPGETNSSWVMAGFLDHLLGNSDDACLLRDMFIFKVVPMLNPDGVITGNYRCSLTGRDLNRNYRTMLREAFPCVWHTRNMVQRLLEERDVVIYCDFHGHSRKNNAFMYGCNNNETASLRFQERIFPLMMSKNAADKFSYQSCKFKVQRGKEGTGRIVMWRMGITHSYTMETTFAGSTLGPRRGTHFSIEDLKSLGYHFCDTLLDFCDPDSSKFEQCLEEVRTVLQRELHLRWEKSGREYDPNVSLCDMSISDFESSTSGSDSSESDGPPAHLMRLAEQSRQKKKRLRTRKERNKLRQFLSGPGLPARIKHQTLQSRFREQIPPAQPWIPHPISTLSVVCAVNSKKKAALFDAVNYRWGLNSTPGQKYGMVCGSYFLK is encoded by the exons ATGAAGCCAATTGGAGAATCCCCATCAACCCCGAGCAGAGGGCAGACTGAGGTCAGCAGGAGTTCGACCGAGCAGGAGGAAGGAGAGGAGGACGTCCCGACATTACGCT ATTCCTTCCTTAGTGAGCCTAAGTTACTGAGGACCAGACAGCTGGTGTTTGCCTATCATGCCGGGAGACACGTTCCTCGCCTTCGGGAACCCCTCAGTCTTTATGCGGTCACATCCTCGGGGTCACAGCTCGCCCCACGATGGCCAATAGAGTGCGAGGTCATCAAGGAACAGATCCACCACATTG AGTGGAGCCCTCGAGAAGCTGAGAGGCTATCCCAGCCCAGTCAACATGAGGAGgtgccagagtgtggtgggaaaCATGGCAGAACCGTGGTATTTTGTATCGATGGAG CCAGGAAAGGTTCGTACTTCACCCGCTCCCGTATTGGGGGTCACCGAGGTCTGCTCCATCTCGCTACAGCTGGTGCCGACAGCGAGGCGCTGATCTTCGAGTCGAGATTTGAGAGCGGAAACCTGCAGAAAGCCGTCAGAGT AGGGACGTACGATTATGAGCTGACTCTCCGCACGGACCTGTACACAGATAAACACACCCAGTGGTATTATTTCAGAGTGAGGAATACCAAGGCAGGAGTCACCTATCGCTTCACTATTGTCAACTTGATGAAGGCCAGCAGCCTGTACAGCCAGGGCCTGAAGCCTCTCCTGTACTCGGAGCAGGAGGCTACGCAGAGGCAGGTGGGCTGGTACCGAGTGGGCCAGCAGATCCGCTACTACAAGAATGGCCTGAGCCATGAGGGCAGGagcctgtactcactgacctggAGTTTAAAGTTCCCCCATAGAAATGACACGTGCTATTTTGCCCACTCGTACCCGTACACCTACAGCCACCTACAACGCTACCTGGCAGCCATCGCCAGTGACCCAGTCCAGTCCCAGTACTGCAAGGTACGGGTCTTATGCCACAGCCTGGCAGGCAATATCGTGCCCGTACTGACCATTACCTCACCGGCCAGGAGCCACGAGACCAGCCCTGCCAAGAAGGCAGTGGTGGTGACGGCCAGAGTTCACCCAGGGGAGACCAACAGCTCCTGGGTGATGGCTGGCTTCCTGGATCACCTCCTGGGCAACTCGGACGATGCCTGTCTCCTACGCGACATGTTCATCTTTAAAGTGGTTCCCATGCTCAACCCAGACGGGGTGATAACAGGCAACTACCGCTGCTCGCTGACAGGTCGTGACCTGAACCGGAACTACCGCACCATGCTTCGGGAGGCGTTCCCCTGTGTCTGGCACACCAGGAATATGGTGCAGCG GTTACTGGAGGAGCGGGACGTGGTCATTTACTGTGACTTCCATGGACACAGCAGGAAGAACAACGCATTCAtgtatggctgcaacaacaaCGAGACTGCATCACTGCGATTCCAGGAGAGGATCTTCCCCCTCATGATGAGTAAAAATGCAGCGGATAAG TTTTCTTATCAGAGTTGCAAGTTCAAAGTTCAAAGGGGAAAGGAGGGCACAGGTCGGATTGTGATGTGGAGGATGGGAATAACTCACAGTTACACAATGGAAACAACCTTTGCGGGATCCACCCTGG GGCCACGAAGAGGGACTCACTTCAGCATTGAAGACCTCAAGTCACTGGGCTATCATTTCTGTGACACCCTGTTGGACTTCTGTGACCCTGACAGCTCAAAG TTTGAGCAGTGTTTGGAAGAGGTACGGACAGTGCTGCAAAGGGAGCTCCATCTACGCTGGGAGAAGTCAGGCCGGGAATACGATCCCAATGTGTCCCTGTGCGATATGTCCATATCCGACTTCGAGTCCAG TACCAGTGGATCTGACAGCTCAGAGTCAGATGGGCCCCCAGCACATCTAATGAGACTTGCAGAGCAG TCACGGCAGAAAAAGAAACGGCTGAGGACCAGAAAGGAGAGAAACAAACTGCGGCAGTTCCTCAGTGGGCCAGGCCTGCCTGCTCGCATCAAGCATCAGACA CTCCAGTCTCGATTCCGGGAGCAGATTCCACCAGCACAGCCCTGGATTCCCCATCCCATCAGTACACTGTCTGTCGTCTGTGCTGTCAACAGTAAGAAAAAG GCTGCATTGTTTGATGCGGTCAACTATCGTTGGGGGCTGAACTCCACTCCGGGACAGAAATACGGTATGGTTTGTGGGTCATACTTCCTGAAGTAA